A part of Candidatus Saccharibacteria bacterium genomic DNA contains:
- a CDS encoding aminoacyl-tRNA hydrolase gives MKCIIGLGNPELHYRQTRHNVGFELLDAFATTHGATWQRRDKFRADIAELNIAEERVILVKPTTYYNRVGESAQAIVDFYKITTNDVVVAHDDLALPLGTIRTRQGGSDGGNNGLKSLSQHLGANTNRIRIGVWTDHHTAMDKADVVLGKFTADEQQVITKIKPTAISLLQDFIAGHFESTTHYSNN, from the coding sequence ATGAAATGTATCATTGGGCTGGGCAATCCAGAGTTGCACTATCGGCAGACAAGGCACAACGTTGGATTTGAGTTACTTGACGCATTTGCGACTACACATGGCGCTACCTGGCAGCGCCGCGACAAGTTTCGCGCCGACATTGCCGAGCTAAACATCGCCGAAGAAAGGGTAATCCTCGTCAAGCCGACAACCTACTATAACCGAGTCGGTGAATCAGCACAGGCAATCGTCGATTTCTATAAAATCACGACAAATGATGTAGTGGTCGCGCACGACGACCTTGCTCTGCCACTCGGCACGATCCGCACCCGACAAGGGGGGAGTGACGGAGGCAACAACGGTCTCAAATCGCTCTCCCAACATCTTGGCGCCAATACAAATCGCATCCGCATTGGCGTCTGGACCGATCATCATACTGCCATGGACAAAGCCGATGTCGTGCTGGGCAAATTTACCGCCGATGAACAGCAAGTAATTACAAAAATTAAACCGACAGCCATTAGCCTGCTACAAGATTTTATCGCCGGTCACTTTGAATCGACAACTCACTACAGCAACAACTAA
- a CDS encoding ZIP family metal transporter yields MDIFALMIAVILIGSAVSLLGGATIFLSQKRRSTAITLAMPFGAGALLAAAFFDLLPESFELAEPRSLLLWALAGFLAFFVLERTAGWFHHHHEHSHGVQNQSQNVMVMIGDLLHNVIDGVAIGAAFVANPVTGIVTTLAVSAHEIPKELGTFGILLSRGWKDKKVLLANTMTAVGTLVAASLTYLLGTDSGLPIAQLLAITSGMFIYIAASDIIPDIHEQPRNIGTWQAVVLLGGVVFVAVAITMLGV; encoded by the coding sequence ATGGATATATTCGCTCTCATGATCGCGGTTATTTTGATAGGCAGCGCGGTTTCGCTGCTTGGCGGCGCGACAATTTTTCTTAGCCAAAAACGCCGTTCGACCGCTATTACTTTGGCGATGCCATTTGGTGCTGGTGCCCTGCTTGCAGCAGCATTTTTTGATCTGCTGCCAGAAAGTTTTGAGCTAGCGGAACCTCGGTCGCTACTGCTGTGGGCACTCGCGGGATTTTTGGCGTTTTTTGTGCTGGAGCGGACAGCCGGTTGGTTTCACCACCATCATGAACACTCGCATGGTGTGCAGAATCAGTCGCAGAACGTCATGGTGATGATTGGTGACCTACTTCACAATGTGATCGACGGCGTAGCGATTGGCGCGGCATTTGTGGCAAACCCCGTGACTGGTATCGTCACCACGCTGGCTGTCAGTGCACACGAAATACCCAAAGAACTAGGTACCTTTGGCATACTGCTATCGCGCGGCTGGAAAGACAAAAAAGTGCTGCTTGCCAACACCATGACAGCAGTGGGTACACTAGTGGCGGCGAGTTTGACGTATTTACTGGGCACCGATAGCGGTCTGCCGATTGCGCAGCTCCTGGCGATCACCAGTGGTATGTTCATTTACATCGCAGCGAGCGACATCATCCCTGATATTCACGAACAGCCACGCAACATCGGTACCTGGCAGGCGGTGGTGCTACTGGGTGGTGTGGTGTTTGTGGCTGTTGCGATTACGATGCTGGGTGTTTAG
- a CDS encoding MMPL family transporter: MAKPPVWLRIFLPVFLIIVWFAAAGVGGPYFGRIEEVSSNDLSTFLPKSAESTAVNNELSKFQDNKTIPATIVFESPQALTSDEMAMLTQLGAQLQKTDGVNGTISPPIIAKDGKAALIVVPLDREAKLKTVFGELKKTISNTDTKLSYHIGGPASFSRDLQVAFGGIDGTLLVVALAVVFIILLIVYRSPLLPMIVLMTSMVALSAAIYVVWHTADAGIITLNGQVQGILFILVIGATTDYSLLYLSRLREELFNQRTVHQATVASLKGTFEPILAAGATVIVGLMCLLLSDLGSNKALGPVGGIGIAIAMLAALTFLPAALLLIGRKAFWPRIPSYDPAHMTSYAARHRLWARVGAVVAKQPRRIWTLTTACLLLACIGFFQLRASGVPQSSLVLGFSEAREAQKLIDAHFPGGSGVPAVVITPSGKLADVVALLDKDTGIASVSVVATGSPSNTMPVGKARAELMRTIGDGVRAKLASDPLYVSLDEQGQGNLYRGLLLRADPFAIASPKVVDGNIVLQATLANEPDSDAAKATITRLRSAVKSVDNTVRVGGVTALQLDTNTTSQRDSAIIIPTILLAITVILVLLLRSLVAPLVLLATTVLSFGSTLGIAALLFNHVLKFPGADPSVVLFGFVFLVALGIDYNIFLMTRVREETLRSGVRKGTQKALVVTGGVITSAGVVLAATFAALGVIPILFLAQLAFVVAFGVLLDTIIIRSLLVPALTLEIGKPMWWPGLKKNKSPR, encoded by the coding sequence ATGGCTAAACCTCCTGTGTGGCTTCGCATATTTCTCCCCGTGTTCTTAATTATTGTCTGGTTTGCCGCCGCTGGCGTTGGTGGGCCGTACTTTGGCCGCATAGAAGAAGTATCGAGTAACGACCTTTCGACGTTTTTGCCAAAAAGCGCCGAATCAACTGCGGTCAATAATGAGCTATCGAAATTCCAAGACAACAAAACAATCCCGGCTACCATCGTATTCGAATCGCCTCAGGCCTTGACAAGTGACGAGATGGCAATGCTAACGCAGCTCGGCGCGCAATTACAAAAAACTGATGGCGTCAACGGAACGATCAGCCCACCTATCATCGCTAAGGACGGCAAGGCCGCACTGATCGTTGTACCGCTCGACAGGGAAGCGAAACTGAAAACTGTGTTTGGTGAGCTGAAAAAAACCATCAGCAATACCGATACAAAGCTTAGCTACCATATTGGCGGCCCGGCGTCTTTCTCGCGCGACCTTCAGGTCGCATTTGGTGGTATTGACGGTACGCTACTAGTAGTGGCACTAGCGGTAGTGTTTATCATCTTGCTTATTGTCTATCGCTCCCCACTTCTACCAATGATTGTCCTTATGACCTCAATGGTAGCACTTTCAGCAGCCATTTATGTTGTGTGGCACACTGCGGACGCCGGCATCATTACTCTCAACGGACAGGTGCAGGGGATTTTGTTCATCCTCGTTATCGGTGCAACGACAGATTATTCTCTCCTGTATCTTTCGCGTCTGCGTGAAGAACTATTTAACCAACGTACGGTCCACCAAGCTACAGTAGCCTCACTCAAAGGTACCTTTGAGCCAATCCTGGCGGCCGGAGCTACCGTCATCGTCGGGCTCATGTGCCTGCTGCTTTCTGACCTCGGCTCAAACAAAGCTCTCGGGCCAGTAGGCGGGATTGGTATCGCTATTGCAATGCTCGCCGCTCTGACATTTCTGCCAGCAGCGCTGTTACTCATCGGCCGCAAGGCTTTCTGGCCGCGCATACCAAGCTATGATCCAGCACATATGACATCATATGCGGCGCGCCATCGTTTGTGGGCACGGGTAGGTGCAGTCGTCGCAAAACAACCAAGGCGAATCTGGACACTCACTACTGCCTGTCTACTGCTGGCATGTATAGGCTTTTTCCAACTGCGCGCCAGCGGTGTGCCGCAGAGTAGCTTAGTACTTGGCTTTTCTGAAGCACGCGAAGCCCAAAAACTTATCGACGCCCATTTTCCCGGTGGATCAGGTGTTCCCGCTGTTGTCATTACACCGTCGGGTAAGCTCGCCGATGTCGTCGCCCTCCTCGACAAAGATACTGGCATCGCATCAGTTAGCGTGGTTGCAACCGGATCACCAAGCAATACAATGCCGGTCGGCAAAGCAAGGGCCGAGCTAATGCGGACTATTGGCGATGGCGTGCGCGCCAAGCTAGCGAGTGATCCGCTGTATGTTTCACTTGACGAGCAGGGGCAGGGGAACCTCTACCGTGGGCTCCTGCTACGGGCCGACCCGTTCGCTATTGCATCACCAAAAGTCGTCGACGGTAATATCGTTCTCCAAGCGACGCTCGCCAATGAACCAGACTCAGACGCAGCCAAAGCCACGATCACACGCCTTCGCAGTGCTGTAAAGTCAGTCGATAACACGGTCCGCGTAGGTGGGGTAACCGCACTGCAGCTCGACACTAACACAACATCACAACGCGATAGCGCCATCATCATCCCGACAATTCTATTGGCAATCACTGTCATTTTAGTTCTATTACTCCGATCACTCGTCGCACCACTCGTTCTACTGGCCACGACAGTGTTGTCGTTTGGCTCGACGCTTGGCATCGCTGCACTCCTATTCAATCATGTTCTCAAATTCCCTGGTGCCGACCCATCGGTGGTGTTGTTTGGCTTCGTGTTCTTAGTAGCACTCGGTATCGACTACAACATATTCCTCATGACGCGTGTACGCGAGGAAACCCTCCGTAGCGGCGTGCGGAAGGGCACGCAAAAAGCGCTTGTCGTCACCGGTGGTGTTATTACTAGCGCTGGTGTGGTACTGGCAGCGACGTTTGCGGCGCTCGGTGTGATTCCCATCCTGTTCTTGGCGCAACTAGCATTTGTCGTCGCGTTCGGCGTGCTGCTTGATACTATCATCATCCGCTCACTACTCGTGCCAGCGCTCACGCTTGAAATCGGCAAACCAATGTGGTGGCCTGGTCTTAAGAAAAATAAAAGCCCCCGCTAG
- the der gene encoding ribosome biogenesis GTPase Der, producing MASRLPTVAIIGRANAGKSSLFNRMVRAQQAIVAREAGTTRDNVIGKVEHQYHQFWLVDTAGLKNAQDEFEATIQDQIEEAAAAADVILVVVDSTQYPGDEDRLVAKKALKSKKPVILITNKADLREALHDSEFQRLGIKPIIRTSAEHGSGVSDVLDEIITHIPAGHEAMPDDTLRIALIGRPNVGKSYLFNTLAGKQQAIVANVAGTTRDLNRVSVTYHGQAIELIDTAGIRRQGKQEVGIEKFSVLRTLAAIEESDICLLLMDVTELNTQLDQRLAGMIAEAGKGLVLVVSKWDAVEGKDAYTRDAIAPKIATSFDFVPWAPLIFTSSVTGQNVTKLYDLALDIRARRDQDTKTRVLNDMLQQAVAKHPPAGLKNTHPKLRYIVQTDKDPPWFVIHGSNLKFVHWSYKRYLERLLRETYSYAGVPIKFSFRDEKQIKKNDERVKRGLEPVTKTYKQRKNAEKK from the coding sequence ATGGCATCACGACTCCCAACAGTTGCAATCATCGGGCGAGCGAATGCGGGCAAAAGCTCGCTGTTTAACCGTATGGTGCGTGCTCAGCAGGCGATTGTGGCTCGCGAGGCCGGCACCACGCGCGACAACGTAATCGGTAAAGTAGAGCACCAGTATCATCAATTCTGGCTCGTCGATACCGCCGGACTAAAAAACGCCCAAGACGAGTTTGAAGCGACAATCCAGGACCAGATCGAAGAAGCAGCCGCCGCCGCAGATGTCATACTGGTCGTAGTCGATAGCACACAGTACCCTGGCGACGAAGACCGCTTAGTAGCCAAAAAGGCTTTGAAGAGTAAAAAGCCAGTTATTCTCATTACTAACAAAGCCGACCTACGCGAAGCGCTGCACGACAGCGAATTTCAGCGACTTGGTATCAAGCCAATTATTCGTACCAGTGCCGAACACGGTAGCGGCGTCAGCGATGTACTCGACGAAATCATCACCCATATTCCTGCTGGCCACGAAGCTATGCCCGACGATACACTACGTATTGCACTGATTGGCCGCCCCAATGTCGGCAAAAGTTACTTGTTTAACACGCTTGCGGGTAAGCAGCAGGCGATTGTGGCCAATGTTGCCGGCACCACCCGCGACCTCAACCGCGTCAGTGTGACCTACCATGGGCAAGCAATTGAACTCATCGATACGGCCGGTATCCGTCGCCAGGGCAAACAAGAAGTTGGTATCGAGAAGTTTAGCGTTCTGCGCACCCTCGCCGCCATCGAAGAATCAGATATTTGCTTGTTGCTGATGGATGTTACCGAACTCAACACGCAGCTCGATCAGCGGCTTGCCGGCATGATTGCCGAAGCAGGCAAGGGGCTGGTGCTGGTGGTCAGCAAGTGGGACGCCGTCGAAGGCAAAGATGCTTACACGCGTGATGCGATCGCGCCTAAAATTGCCACCAGCTTCGACTTTGTACCCTGGGCGCCACTTATCTTCACCAGTAGTGTTACGGGGCAAAATGTCACCAAACTCTACGATCTCGCCCTCGATATTCGTGCCCGCCGCGACCAAGATACCAAAACCAGGGTACTCAATGACATGCTGCAACAGGCAGTGGCAAAACACCCCCCGGCTGGGCTAAAAAACACTCACCCCAAACTCCGTTACATCGTGCAAACCGATAAAGACCCACCATGGTTTGTTATTCACGGGAGCAACCTCAAATTTGTACACTGGAGCTACAAACGCTACCTCGAGCGCTTGCTGCGCGAAACCTACAGCTACGCGGGCGTACCGATAAAATTTAGTTTCCGCGACGAAAAACAGATCAAAAAGAATGACGAGCGGGTGAAGCGCGGCCTCGAACCCGTCACCAAAACCTATAAACAGCGAAAAAACGCCGAAAAAAAATAA
- a CDS encoding PAS domain-containing protein has protein sequence MLHQRICDAVFVVALAIGGFQLWQRFASPGNMDPLLRIPDLIGYAALGTAVVAAGLRFVSARSTRLITSMVAYIALFITAGMLVLGTGGASSKYLSVWVVVALFAPLFGTVITVACLAAAVAFIVLQYTTGVIAIGGLVALSLAAIIPLIVGLLAWGFDDKPDTGQTEEDKSYSELANELSQVAGKSEVVINAIADGVLALDSKGTIQLINPAAQQLIGWTKHDALSLSYKSVLKIINIKNEIVSESEDPIIKALSTNKQVFTDQLSLQTNSGKNFIASISVSPVGQLGKGVIVVFRDVTNEKSDERQRAEFISTASHEMRTPVASIEGYLGLALNPATAQIDAKARDFITKAHESAQHLGHLFQDLLDVSKADDGRMQNNPTVIDVIPFMHEVVTALTPKAAAKNLRITYKPAPDGDVHDELSKRLNPVYYVNVDRDHLREVCDNLVENAIKYTPQGEVVVDVGGDQAHVVITIQDTGIGIPKEDQAHLFQKFYRVDNSDTREIGGTGLGLYLCRKLTETMGGRIWIESEYKKGSTFFVELPRLDHDEAQRLIEQASILAEQQANQEAQKAAEESIAVQQAQMAQMNTTNSFTPPVAPIATPVPTQAPPVVQPSQVPVQVVAAPVAQPPSPPNTPLSIIEANPSGYTTRPPASGVSIPPRQQ, from the coding sequence GTGCTGCATCAACGCATCTGTGATGCGGTGTTTGTGGTTGCGCTCGCTATTGGCGGTTTTCAGTTATGGCAGCGCTTCGCTTCGCCCGGGAATATGGATCCGTTGCTCCGTATTCCTGATCTCATCGGTTATGCTGCACTCGGTACTGCAGTAGTTGCTGCAGGCCTGCGGTTTGTATCGGCTCGCTCAACACGCCTAATCACAAGTATGGTCGCCTACATCGCGCTTTTTATCACCGCAGGTATGCTCGTACTTGGTACGGGTGGTGCTAGCTCAAAGTATCTCTCGGTGTGGGTGGTTGTCGCTCTGTTTGCGCCGCTATTCGGCACTGTTATCACGGTAGCTTGCCTAGCTGCTGCCGTGGCTTTCATTGTGCTACAATACACCACCGGAGTGATCGCTATAGGAGGGTTGGTCGCCCTATCGCTTGCCGCTATTATACCCCTCATTGTTGGGCTGCTGGCCTGGGGCTTCGATGACAAACCCGACACAGGCCAGACCGAAGAAGACAAATCATACAGCGAACTTGCTAATGAGCTTAGTCAGGTCGCAGGGAAATCTGAAGTAGTGATTAACGCCATTGCCGATGGCGTATTAGCACTTGATAGCAAGGGAACAATCCAGCTTATCAACCCAGCAGCGCAACAGCTTATCGGCTGGACAAAACATGACGCACTGAGCCTCAGTTACAAGTCTGTTCTCAAAATTATCAATATCAAAAATGAGATTGTCAGCGAGTCGGAAGATCCAATCATAAAGGCCCTGTCTACCAACAAACAAGTATTCACTGATCAACTAAGTCTCCAGACCAATTCTGGTAAAAACTTTATCGCATCAATCTCGGTATCACCGGTCGGCCAGCTCGGCAAGGGTGTAATTGTGGTATTTCGTGACGTGACAAACGAAAAATCAGATGAGCGCCAGCGAGCCGAATTTATCAGCACCGCCAGTCATGAGATGCGTACTCCGGTGGCCAGTATCGAAGGCTACCTGGGGCTTGCGCTCAATCCAGCAACAGCGCAAATTGATGCCAAAGCCCGTGATTTTATCACCAAAGCCCATGAGTCGGCTCAACATCTTGGTCATCTATTCCAAGACCTACTCGACGTCAGTAAGGCCGATGATGGCCGCATGCAAAACAACCCTACGGTGATTGATGTTATTCCCTTTATGCACGAAGTCGTGACCGCCCTGACACCAAAAGCTGCAGCTAAAAACCTACGCATTACCTACAAGCCAGCGCCCGATGGCGATGTACATGATGAACTTTCCAAGCGGCTCAACCCCGTATATTACGTCAATGTTGACCGCGATCATCTGCGTGAAGTCTGTGACAACCTCGTTGAAAACGCCATCAAATACACGCCTCAGGGAGAAGTGGTGGTCGATGTTGGTGGCGACCAGGCCCATGTTGTCATTACTATCCAGGACACAGGTATTGGTATACCAAAAGAAGACCAAGCGCATTTATTCCAAAAGTTTTACCGCGTCGATAACAGTGACACCCGCGAGATTGGCGGTACCGGCCTCGGTCTCTACCTCTGTCGAAAATTAACCGAAACGATGGGGGGGCGTATATGGATAGAGAGTGAATATAAAAAGGGCAGTACATTCTTCGTCGAGCTACCACGGCTTGACCACGATGAAGCACAGCGGCTAATTGAACAGGCAAGTATACTCGCCGAACAGCAAGCAAACCAAGAAGCCCAAAAAGCGGCCGAAGAATCGATAGCCGTCCAACAAGCCCAAATGGCGCAAATGAATACCACCAACTCATTCACGCCGCCAGTAGCGCCAATAGCCACACCAGTTCCGACTCAAGCGCCCCCAGTGGTGCAGCCATCTCAAGTACCCGTACAAGTAGTAGCAGCACCCGTAGCCCAACCGCCTTCACCCCCCAACACACCCCTTTCGATCATAGAAGCAAACCCTAGCGGCTACACAACACGTCCGCCTGCAAGTGGAGTTTCTATCCCACCTAGGCAACAATAA
- a CDS encoding rRNA pseudouridine synthase has product MSPAESRLNKYLALQLGISRREADNLINTGTVTVNGKVAELGGRVTPGDTVVVAETILKPDAVAHSYVAFNKPRGYVCSRRAQGSNETIYALLPKGFHTLKPVGRLDKDSSGLLLLTNDGDFAYQMTHPKFRKTKVYSLRLNKPLEPLHQQMIADIGISLDDGRSQLGLTRLGDDRKEWEVTMSEGRNRQIRRTFSALGYTVTRLHRTQFGPYALGDIKRGAWKIVTIH; this is encoded by the coding sequence GTGTCTCCTGCTGAATCTCGCCTCAATAAATACCTAGCCTTACAGCTAGGTATCTCGCGCCGCGAAGCCGACAATCTCATCAACACTGGCACGGTTACTGTTAATGGCAAGGTGGCGGAACTAGGCGGCAGGGTTACGCCTGGTGATACGGTTGTCGTCGCCGAGACAATACTGAAGCCAGATGCCGTCGCCCACAGCTATGTCGCGTTTAACAAGCCACGCGGCTATGTGTGCTCGCGTCGCGCCCAGGGGAGCAATGAGACGATTTATGCCTTGCTTCCTAAGGGTTTTCACACCCTCAAACCTGTTGGTCGACTCGACAAAGACAGCTCTGGACTTTTACTACTCACGAATGATGGTGATTTTGCCTACCAGATGACACATCCAAAATTTCGTAAGACAAAGGTCTATTCGCTTCGCCTCAACAAACCACTCGAACCGCTTCATCAGCAAATGATCGCCGATATTGGCATCAGCCTCGACGATGGGCGAAGTCAGTTGGGACTAACACGCCTTGGTGATGATCGCAAGGAGTGGGAGGTGACAATGAGTGAAGGTCGCAATCGACAAATCCGTCGTACTTTCAGTGCCCTTGGCTACACTGTCACTCGTCTCCACCGTACTCAGTTTGGTCCCTATGCGCTTGGTGATATAAAACGCGGTGCCTGGAAAATAGTGACTATTCACTAG
- the dprA gene encoding DNA-protecting protein DprA, whose amino-acid sequence MKINEISPLKHKYLRITSVIAKPPQKLFYIGALPKTRIPTVAVVGTRKPTSYGKEVTERLAYDLASKGVVVVSGLALGTDAIAHQAVLDAKGTTIAILPCGLPKIAPATNHQLAHRIVEHGGALISEFTEGAEIVWKSNLLQRNRLVAGLADALLITEASARSGTLNTAGHALEQGKHVFVVPGNITSPQSAGCNQLIKQGATPVTCAEDILEVIAPQLLTAQSQLALGGTPAETAIIEQLKAGLRDGDEIQRTTGTAAEEFGVALTMLELAGTIKALGANQWTLR is encoded by the coding sequence ATGAAAATCAATGAAATCTCACCTCTAAAGCATAAGTACTTACGGATTACCTCTGTTATTGCTAAACCACCACAAAAGTTGTTTTATATCGGCGCATTGCCAAAAACTCGAATCCCCACCGTTGCGGTTGTCGGCACGCGCAAGCCAACCAGTTATGGCAAAGAGGTGACTGAGCGCCTGGCGTACGATCTCGCCAGCAAAGGTGTCGTTGTTGTCAGCGGGCTGGCGCTTGGCACCGATGCCATCGCCCACCAAGCTGTTCTCGACGCTAAAGGCACAACTATCGCCATATTGCCATGCGGTCTACCAAAAATCGCACCCGCAACCAACCATCAGCTAGCTCACCGTATCGTCGAGCACGGCGGAGCACTGATTAGCGAGTTCACCGAAGGTGCAGAGATTGTCTGGAAATCGAATTTGCTGCAGCGGAACCGCCTGGTAGCTGGCCTCGCTGATGCACTACTCATTACTGAGGCCAGTGCCCGCAGCGGCACGCTCAATACCGCCGGCCACGCGCTCGAGCAGGGAAAGCACGTGTTTGTGGTACCGGGCAATATCACTAGTCCGCAAAGTGCCGGGTGCAACCAGCTCATCAAACAAGGGGCCACCCCTGTTACCTGCGCCGAAGACATTCTCGAAGTGATTGCACCACAGTTACTTACCGCTCAGTCACAACTGGCACTGGGCGGCACACCCGCCGAAACCGCCATCATAGAGCAACTAAAAGCCGGACTGCGCGATGGTGATGAAATCCAGCGTACAACTGGTACTGCGGCAGAGGAATTTGGCGTCGCGCTCACCATGCTCGAACTTGCCGGCACCATCAAAGCCCTCGGTGCCAACCAGTGGACGCTACGCTAA
- a CDS encoding response regulator — MAKILLVEDDKSLREIYGVRLLAEGYDIVSAGDGEEALAMAIKDRPDLIVSDVMMPKISGFDMLDILRSTTETKGIKVIMMTALSSEDQRQRGVALGADRYLVKSQVGIEDVVRTVHEVLADAPVTAPTLLSTTPSPATPAPAPTASSPAPVSLPQPPVAPLPVSPAPVQPVAAPVVPPQPPATTSTPTLVTPPPTPVVAQPTPTPTPAPASSTLPQPSAPFSTPRNTLADRVIEPLTQNSGNQPPDFGHMMNQELAQANPNPFSEKPAVEPGSTSTNIPPAPPSAIAMPASAPPVPSGLSFEETPRPANSATPPLPPAPQPPNPGV, encoded by the coding sequence ATGGCAAAAATTCTGCTTGTAGAAGATGACAAAAGCCTCCGAGAAATCTATGGGGTACGGCTATTAGCCGAGGGCTACGATATCGTATCGGCTGGTGACGGAGAAGAAGCGCTAGCAATGGCAATCAAAGACCGTCCTGATTTGATCGTCAGTGACGTGATGATGCCCAAAATCAGTGGCTTCGATATGCTTGACATTCTGCGATCTACCACTGAAACCAAGGGCATAAAAGTAATTATGATGACAGCGCTTTCAAGCGAGGACCAGCGTCAGCGCGGGGTAGCGCTTGGTGCCGATCGTTATCTGGTCAAATCGCAGGTTGGGATTGAAGACGTTGTACGTACCGTTCACGAAGTGCTGGCCGACGCGCCAGTCACCGCTCCCACGCTGCTTTCGACCACGCCAAGCCCGGCAACTCCTGCGCCCGCACCTACCGCCTCGTCGCCAGCACCTGTCAGTCTGCCGCAGCCCCCCGTAGCTCCTCTTCCAGTTAGCCCCGCACCCGTCCAGCCCGTCGCGGCACCCGTTGTACCACCGCAACCTCCCGCGACCACAAGCACACCCACGTTAGTCACGCCACCACCCACTCCAGTAGTAGCACAGCCCACACCAACTCCTACACCCGCACCTGCCAGTAGTACACTGCCACAGCCATCAGCACCATTCTCCACCCCTCGTAACACACTTGCCGATAGAGTCATTGAGCCACTTACACAAAACAGTGGTAATCAGCCACCAGATTTTGGTCATATGATGAACCAAGAACTCGCCCAGGCAAACCCTAATCCTTTTTCCGAAAAACCCGCAGTAGAACCCGGTTCGACTAGTACAAACATTCCACCCGCACCACCATCGGCGATTGCAATGCCCGCATCAGCCCCACCGGTTCCATCTGGTCTCAGTTTTGAAGAAACACCACGCCCAGCCAACAGCGCTACGCCACCACTCCCACCAGCCCCCCAACCGCCTAACCCGGGTGTATAA